From Proteiniborus sp. MB09-C3, the proteins below share one genomic window:
- the minD gene encoding septum site-determining protein MinD, with protein MGEVIVVTSGKGGVGKTTTTANLGTGLAIEGKKVAIVDADIGLRNLDVVMGLENRIVYDIVDVVEKVCRIKQGLIKDKRYDGLFLLPAAQTKDKNAVTPAQMLDLCNELREMFDYVIIDCPAGIEQGFQNAIAGADRAIVVTTPEISAVRDADRIIGLLEAKGLHNPKLIVNRIRPDMVKKGDMMNIDDMTDILAIDLIGVVPDDEAIVISTNKGEPVVIDNKTLAGQAYRNIAKRIMGEEVALLELDVDEGVFGKLRKLFFGK; from the coding sequence TACAACTACAGCTAATTTAGGCACAGGTTTAGCTATAGAAGGTAAAAAGGTTGCTATAGTTGATGCTGATATTGGATTAAGAAATCTTGACGTTGTAATGGGCCTTGAGAATAGAATAGTTTATGATATTGTAGATGTTGTAGAGAAGGTTTGTAGAATAAAGCAAGGGCTTATAAAGGATAAAAGATATGATGGGTTATTTCTTCTGCCTGCTGCACAAACAAAGGATAAAAATGCAGTAACCCCTGCACAGATGCTAGACCTTTGCAATGAGTTAAGAGAAATGTTTGATTATGTTATTATAGATTGTCCTGCAGGAATAGAACAGGGTTTTCAAAATGCTATAGCAGGAGCAGATAGAGCTATTGTAGTTACTACTCCAGAGATTTCAGCTGTGAGAGATGCAGATAGAATAATAGGACTGCTTGAAGCTAAAGGATTACATAATCCAAAGTTAATTGTAAATAGGATAAGACCAGATATGGTGAAAAAAGGTGATATGATGAATATCGATGACATGACTGATATTCTAGCTATTGATTTAATCGGCGTGGTACCTGACGATGAAGCTATTGTAATCTCTACAAATAAAGGAGAGCCTGTGGTCATTGATAATAAGACACTGGCAGGACAAGCATATAGAAATATAGCTAAAAGAATAATGGGAGAAGAAGTAGCCTTATTGGAATTGGATGTTGATGAGGGCGTTTTTGGTAAGCTGAGAAAATTATTTTTTGGTAAATAG